A window from Hemicordylus capensis ecotype Gifberg chromosome 2, rHemCap1.1.pri, whole genome shotgun sequence encodes these proteins:
- the LOC128343939 gene encoding E3 ubiquitin-protein ligase TRIM7-like, whose translation MKSWLAVRVATTALCSRPSSQARQLSLCQSGCLPSVQGESSAEGPGAKQAAGQLHGDRQRAEGARGGKRRGWRFCEGHQEPLKLFCKEDEAPICLVCGRSKERRAHDVVPVEEAALEYKGWVSSSLENVRKEKEKALQSKAERESLALLTKTRAEKEKTVAEFKKLHQFLKTQEKLLLAQIEELENQLERERAAHMDELPEELSSLERTIREMEEECQPPDVKSNLQSCEKEPSENPSTFSPALKWKMWECLDINPFLEGIMKQFKDALESGLQPQKDTCWRLVEDQIQSREGTCLKACLLAFYWSSGTTNESARGMGKKNEEGVPCQKHPGFLTLFLRTTLLDQPNVHIIRWWPGRCLYEVLRRGKKVTTQPCCLSPTYLY comes from the exons ATGAAATCAT ggctggcagtcagagtggccactacagctctctgcagcagaccctcttcccaggctagacagctcagcctttgccag AGCGGTTGTCTGCCCTCAGTGCAGGGGGAGAGTTCAGCGGAGGGACCTGGCGCCAAACAGGCAGCTGGCCAACTTCATGGAGATCGCCAGAGAGCTGAAGGTGcaagaggaggaaagaggagggggTGGCGTTTCTGCGAGGGGCACCAGGAGCCCCTGAAGCTCTTCTGCAAGGAGGACGAAGCCCCCATCTGCCTGGTATGCGGCAGATCCAAGGAGCGCCGAGCTCACGACGTGGTTCCTGTGGAGGAGGCTGCCCTGGAGTACAAG ggATGGGTCAGTAGCAGCCTGGAGAATgtgaggaaggagaaagagaaagctcTGCAGTCTAAAGCAGAAAGAGAAAGCCTAGCCTTGCTT ACAAAAACAAGAGCAGAGAAGGAGAAGACAGTGGCTGAGTTCAAAAAACTCCATCAGTTTCTGAAGACACAAGAGAAACTTTTGCTGGCCCAGATCGAAGAGCTGGAGAATCAACTTGAAAGAGAAAGAGCTGCACACATGGACGAACTCCCTGAggagctctcctctctggaaagGACCATCCGGGAGATGGAGGAAGAGTGTCAGCCACCA GATGTTAAAAGCAACTTGCAGAG TTGTGAGAAGGAGCCATCTGAGAATCCATCGACCTTTTCTCCTGCCCTGAAGTGGAAGATGTGGGAATGCCTTGATATAAATCCCTTTCTGGAGGGCATCATGAAGCAGTTCAAAG ATGCTCTGGAATCTGGACTTCAGCCGCAGAAAGATACATGTTGGAGACTGGTGGAGGACCAAATTCAAAGCAGGGAGGGAACATGTCTTAAAGCTTGTCTGCTTGCATTTTATTGGAGCTCTGGAACCACAAATGAGTCAGCTAGGGGAATGGGAAAGAAGAATGAGGAAGGCGTTCCATGCCAAAAACACCCTGGGTTTTTAACCTTATTCCTTAGAACTACACTTCTAGATCAGCCCAATGTCCATATCATCAGATGGTGGCCAGGCAGGTGTTTGTATGAAGTTCTCAGGCGGGGCAAGAAAGTTACAACCCAACCCTGTTGCTTATCACCAACATATTTGTATTAA